The Pleuronectes platessa chromosome 11, fPlePla1.1, whole genome shotgun sequence genome includes a window with the following:
- the LOC128450725 gene encoding pleckstrin homology domain-containing family G member 3 isoform X3, whose product MDLGQDCYSRLCAEPLDGEGERPVSLVSTLSSDSSRDSRSLFGSTIAIPSSNTPPVPCGEDIDLELSPAKGNGEQAGDQSPILTSSRGRWQERLEPRVISHQWNNNNAASNRKVIAQIPHITASPVVANAMAPNPKLTYVDRVVMEIIETERMYVKDLRSIVEDYLAHIIDMSNLPIRPEQVCALFGNIEDIYEFNSELLQSLDMCENDPVAIARCFVDKSEYFEIYTQYCTNYPNSVAALTDCMRSNTLAKFFRDRQAALKRSLPLGSFLLKPVQRILKYHLLLQEIAKHFDPDEEGNEVVQEAIDTMTGVAWYINDMKRKHEHAVRVQEIQSLLINWKGPDLTTYGELVLEGTFHVLRAKNTRTLFLFEKMLLFTKKRGEHYVYKTHILCSTLMLLDSAKDPLLFSVIHFKHPKQPHTVQAKSVEEKRLWAHHIKRLILENHNTIVPQKAKDAILDNSNYLGKYHYSPERLNKAESCRGDDFHQGGRKGRRRSEPAKRIMRSTKAVLKHAGSEGALLGDRRTLQPAASVRTLDPGLDDPQAERPCVDDLIPRRDSLEQLSPTDTGPKLGSSCSEGGLELQKEEDEEEGESYKEDILMGDDQVADFANSVLAAISCWHFRARALLSTHFTTDDHDRFVTEVKAETETGRQEENHVDEAIQKALTTQVNVEEICPLDCVPPEKRRDQPEVQRSLCPESPVSPPQKDDDTLETEDTSRETGEEEEEGGSDSSCLQPEEASVLTNGELSEEEGEDVLDRKSILPMSVLDQASVIAERFIRSLSRRSSLVSEDLGSLACPSPPAENEVLKSPSACMDLEEQTQMFESSTPEPQTTPEVNMSAPAHNPALDVLIEGERRSTLSKQDRLLIHKIRSYYEDAEHQDANFSIKRRESLSYIPAGLVQHLSRQLNSIPQEQAVPVHRKGLSWNRPTSWSVFDLPGLEKSRNTETEPKRAAEAMARPQCISEASTTEEEEFRSSEEMIKVWQDMEMEEDVLQIEEEKVNDSILEAPQDMSFDTSDVKNSEQTPQILEESETCTASDGSLVSSPSTTSPPTEGGSTLSTTPPSQEKNHLNHNQLPKIISFRASLDEEQILQDMGKMKNKVFQLARQYSQRIKNNRPMVWQRNRDAANQQGLKSLPAVHEERLQLRKKGKHSLRLPLIGSDQMVIHEVRSPSPVQTPNSDAISQSSDTCPQSSQTERFHWPDVQELRSKYTHSSKVTGSCTMGMLECCSSVCNSCSHKYSSSSDLHKALTDRTHCEEGPAVEDWPQPRLQPLLCRWSSLDHIGSLPLHEVQNLQDPVRSSCIAGKLQEPDHLPQEDPDCAERSSIFSSGKMSESNLVKSLREKFQSLS is encoded by the exons ATGGACTTGGGCCAAGACTGTTACAGCCGACTTTGTGCGGAGCCACTGGATGGAGAGGGTGAACGTCCAGTGAGCCTTGTGTCCACCCTGTCCTCAGACTCATCCCGCGACAGTCGCAGCCTCTTCGGAAGCACCATCGCAATACCTTCCTCCAACACCCCACCCGTACCGTGCGGGGAGGACATAGACTTGGAGCTGAGTCCGGCCAAAGGTAACGGCGAACAGGCTGGGGACCAGAGCCCCATCCTCACAAGCTCCAGGGGCCGCTGGCAGGAACGGCTGGAGCCCCGGGTGATCAGCCACCAGTGGAACAACAACAACGCGGCCTCCAACAGGAAGGTGATCGCTCAAATACCTCACATCACTGCCTCGCCTGTCGTCGCAAACGCCATGGCGCCCAACCCGAAGCTGACCTACGTGGACCGTGTGGTCATGGAGATCATTGAGACAGAACGCATGTACGTCAAGGACCTGCGCAGCATCGTGGAG GACTATTTGGCTCACATCATCGACATGAGCAACCTCCCCATACGGCCAGAGCAAGTGTGTGCCCTGTTTGGAAACATAGAGGACATATATGAGTTCAACAG TGAACTGCTGCAGTCTCTGGATATGTGTGAGAACGACCCTGTGGCCATAGCTAGATGCTTTGTAGATAAG agTGAATACTTTGAAATTTATACCCAGTATTGCACCAACTATCCCAA CTCTGTGGCAGCACTGACTGACTGCATGAGGAGTAACACCTTAGCCAAGTTCTTCAGGGATCGACAAGCTGCTCTGAAGCGCTCGCTCCCTTTGGGCTCCTTCCTGCTCAAGCCAGTTCAGAGGATCCTGAAATatcatctgctgctgcag GAAATTGCGAAGCACTTTGACCCAGACGAGGAGGGAAATGAGGTGGTTCAGGAGGCCATCGACACCATGACCGGAGTGGCCTGGTACATCAATGACATGAAGAGGAAACATGAACATGCTGTCAGGGTTCAG GAGATACAGTCTCTTCTGATCAACTGGAAGGGTCCTGACCTGACCACCTATGgagagctggtgctggagggcACGTTTCATGTCTTAAGGGCGAAGAACACCCGCACACTCTTCCTCTTCGAAAAGATGCTCCTCTTTACCAAGAAACGAGGGGAACACTACGTCTATAAGACCCACATCTTG TGCTCCACCCTAATGCTGCTTGACAGTGCCAAGGATCCCCTGCTCTTCAGTGTCATCCATTTCAAGCATCCCAAGCAGCCACATACAGTGCAG GCCAAATCAGTAGAGGAGAAGCGTCTCTGGGCCCATCACATTAAGAGGCTCATTCttgagaaccacaacacaatCGTCCCccagaag GCAAAAGATGCCATCCTGGACAACTCAAACT ATCTAGGAAAGTACCACTACAGTCCTGAGAGGCTGAATAAAGCAGAGTCCTGCCGCGGGGACGACTTCCATCAGGGAGGACGAAAGGGGCGAAGGAGATCAG AGCCTGCAAAAAGAATCATGAGGAGCACAAAAG CTGTGCTGAAG CATGCAGGCAGTGAGGGTGCACTGCTGGGGGATAGGCGCACCCTTCAGCCAGCCGCTAGTGTCAGAACGCTGGACCCCGGCCTCGATGACCCTCAGGCTGAGAGGCCATGTGTGGACGATCTGATCCCGAGAAGGGACTCTCTGGAGCAGCTAAGTCCGACTGACACTGGCCCGAAACTGGGCTCTTCATGCAGTGAGGGGGGTCTGGAGctgcagaaggaggaggatgaggaggagggggagagttACAAGGAAGATATACTAATGGGAGATGACCAGGTAGCCGACTTTGCCAACTCAGTGCTGGCAgccatctcctgctggcacttTAGAGCCAGGGCTTTGCTTTCTACTCACTTCACAACG GACGATCACGACAGATTTGTGACTGAAGTGaaagctgagacagaaactgggaggcaggaggagaatCACGTGGACGAGGCTATTCAAAAAGCCCTCACTACACAG GTCAACGTGGAGGAGATTTGCCCTCTAGACTGCGTCCctccagagaagaggagggatcAACCGGAGGTGCAGCGCTCCCTGTGTCCCGAGTCTCCTGTGTCCCCCCCTCAAAAAGACGACGACACCCTAGAAACTGAGGATACTTCAAGAGAaactggagaggaggaagaagaaggagggagcGATTCCTCTTGTCTCCAACCGGAGGAGGCGAGTGTACTGACAAACGGGGAGCtctcagaggaggagggggaggacgtGTTGGACCGTAAAAGCATCCTTCCCATGTCCGTGTTGGACCAGGCGAGCGTGATAGCCGAGCGATTCATCCGTAGCTTGTCCAGACGGAGCAGCCTAGTGTCAGAGGACCTGGGTTCCCTCGcctgtccctctcctccagcagaAAACGAAGTCCTCAAAAGCCCCTCGGCCTGCATGGACTTGGAGGAGCAGACCCAAATGTTCGAGAGTTCAACCCCGGAGCCTCAGACCACCCCAGAGGTCAATATGTCGGCGCCTGCACACAACCCTGCACTGGACGTCCTCATCGAAGGAGAACGGAGGTCGACACTTTCCAAACAAGATCGTCTTCTCATCCACAAGATCAGGAGTTACTACGAGGATGCCGAGCACCAGGATGCTAACTTCAGCATCAAGCGCCGGGAAAGTCTCTCCTACATCCCGGCAGGTCTGGTTCAACATTTGAGCCGACAGCTGAACAGCATTCCTCAGGAGCAGGCCGTCCCAGTGCACAGGAAGGGCCTCTCTTGGAACCGGCCCACTTCCTGGTCTGTGTTCGACCTTCCTGGATTAGAAAAGAGTCGAAACACTGAAACCGAACCGAAGAGAGCAGCGGAGGCCATGGCGAGACCTCAGTGCATCAGTGAAGCCTCAACCACTGAGGAAGAAGAGTTCAGAAGCTCAGAAGAAATGATCAAGGTTTGGCAAGACATGGAAATGGAGGAGGACGTCCTGCAGatagaagaggagaaagtgaaTGATTCGATATTGGAAGCACCACAGGACATGAGCTTCGATACTTCAGATGTTAAAAACAGCGAACAAACGCCTCAGATTTTAGAAGAGTCTGAAACATGCACTGCCTCAGATGGTTCCTTGGTCTCATCACCCAGCACAACCTCTCCACCGACAGAGGGCGGATCTACACTGAGTACAACTCCTCCGTCACAGGAGAAGAACCACTTGAACCACAACCAGCTGCCGAAGATCATCAGCTTTCGAGCGAGTCTGGATGAGGAACAGATCCTGCAAGACATgggaaagatgaaaaacaagGTGTTCCAGCTGGCTCGTCAGTACAGCCAACGCATCAAGAACAACAGGCCTATGGTGTGGCAGAGGAACCGAGACGCGGCCAATCAGCAGGGCTTGAAGAGCCTGCCCGCTGTCCACGAGGAGAGGCTGCAGCTCAGGAAAAAGG GTAAACACAGCCTGAGATTGCCTCTAATTGGTTCTGATCAGATGGTCATCCATGAAGTGCGTTCTCCGAGCCCAGTCCAGACCCCCAACTCTGATGCCATCTCCCAGAGCTCAGACACCTGCCCTCAAAGCTCCCAGACGGAGAGATTCCACTGGCCAGACGTGCAAGAACTTCGCTCCAAATACACCCACTCCTCCAAAGTAACAGGTAGCTGCACAATGGGGATGTTGGAGTGCTGCAGCAGCGTGTGTAACAGCTGCTCACACAAGTACAGCAGCTCCTCAGACCTTCACAAAGCTCTGACAGACCGGACACATTGTGAAGAAGGTCCAGCCGTAGAGGACTGGCCCCAGCCACGGCTTCAGCCCCTGCTGTGCAGGTGGAGCTCCTTGGACCACATCGGGTCTCTTCCCCTCCACGAAGTGCAGAACCTCCAGGATCCTGTGAGGAGCAGCTGCATAGCAGGAAAACTCCAAGAACCGGACCACCTCCCCCAGGAGGATCCTGACTGTGCAGAGAGGTCCTCCATTTTCAGTTCAGGGAAGATGTCAGAGAGTAATCTAGTGAAAAGCTTACGGGAGAAGTTCCAGAGTTTAAGCTGA